From the genome of Flavobacterium ovatum, one region includes:
- a CDS encoding proton-conducting transporter membrane subunit: MNSFLQFFLLLPFFGFVISLFLPSTKEVYISRVAFYTVLIQLLTLIGFTVKWLLIGAPDLDLKEITILRTVGYEFFIEFYLDKVSVVFLLLGALLTFMITTYSRYYLHREEGYKRFFCTVLLFFFGFNLAILSGNFETLFVGWEIIGISSFLLIAFYRDRNLPVKNAFKVFSVYRIGDVGIILAMWASHHLWHENITFMKLNNAQLVNEHLQNHTFIGVFISLGIVLAAAAKSAQLPFSSWLPRAMEGPTPSSAIFYGSLSVHLGLFLMLRTFPFWENQTSVRVAIVLMGFTTSFMAYFMARVQSSVKSQVAYGSIVQIGLIFVEIALGFDNLALVHIAGNAFLRTYQLLVSPSVVSYLIKEQFYTFTPKAISKENGFSKRLANTLYILSLKEFKLERFMDLILWKPLKDIGHKFDFLTLGFLYLIFIPIYLLGFFAFLYKVELPATIREVLPETFAFIGLVLVFKSFSERRSPFIAWVLIIMNYFWISLAISFNDTVTINELVIYLSGSLIAGIVGYIALLRLAAIEKTINLNQYLGHSYEHPKFAIFFLIAVLGVIGFPITSTFVGVDIIFSHIESDQVLLAFLISLSFIIAGIAGIRIYARLFLGQHIKTYHALSYRSS, from the coding sequence ATGAATTCATTTTTGCAGTTTTTTTTATTACTGCCATTTTTTGGTTTTGTAATAAGTTTGTTCCTACCTTCTACAAAGGAAGTGTATATATCTCGTGTCGCTTTTTATACTGTTTTAATACAGTTATTGACCTTAATTGGTTTCACTGTAAAATGGTTGCTTATTGGCGCACCTGATTTAGATTTGAAAGAAATCACTATTTTAAGAACAGTAGGCTACGAGTTTTTTATCGAATTTTATTTAGATAAAGTATCTGTAGTATTCTTATTGTTAGGAGCTCTTTTGACGTTTATGATTACCACTTATTCACGTTACTATTTGCACCGTGAAGAAGGATATAAGCGATTTTTTTGCACGGTTTTGCTTTTCTTTTTTGGATTTAATCTGGCGATTTTATCTGGGAATTTCGAAACTTTATTCGTGGGTTGGGAGATTATCGGTATTTCTTCTTTCTTGTTGATTGCGTTCTACAGAGACCGTAATTTGCCTGTGAAAAATGCTTTTAAGGTTTTCTCAGTCTATCGTATTGGAGATGTTGGAATTATTCTAGCTATGTGGGCGAGTCATCATTTGTGGCACGAAAATATTACGTTCATGAAATTAAATAATGCTCAATTGGTTAACGAGCATTTGCAAAATCATACTTTTATTGGGGTTTTTATTTCATTAGGTATCGTTTTGGCTGCTGCCGCAAAATCGGCTCAATTGCCATTTTCTTCTTGGTTGCCTCGTGCTATGGAAGGACCAACGCCTTCAAGCGCCATTTTTTATGGTTCACTTTCTGTGCATTTAGGCTTGTTCTTGATGTTACGTACATTTCCATTTTGGGAAAACCAAACATCGGTTCGTGTGGCTATTGTTTTAATGGGATTCACGACTAGTTTTATGGCTTATTTTATGGCAAGAGTACAATCGTCTGTCAAGAGTCAAGTGGCTTATGGGTCCATTGTTCAAATAGGTTTAATTTTTGTTGAAATTGCTTTAGGCTTTGATAATTTAGCTTTGGTTCATATAGCGGGAAATGCTTTTTTAAGAACGTACCAATTGTTAGTTTCTCCTTCTGTAGTGAGTTATTTGATAAAGGAGCAGTTTTACACTTTTACTCCAAAGGCTATTTCTAAAGAAAATGGTTTTTCAAAACGATTAGCAAATACGTTGTATATTTTGAGTTTAAAAGAGTTTAAGCTAGAGCGTTTCATGGATTTAATTCTTTGGAAGCCATTAAAGGATATTGGTCACAAATTTGATTTTTTAACTTTAGGGTTTCTATATCTGATCTTTATTCCCATTTATCTTTTAGGCTTTTTTGCTTTTTTGTATAAAGTAGAATTACCTGCTACAATTCGTGAAGTACTTCCAGAAACCTTTGCTTTTATTGGTTTGGTTTTGGTGTTTAAATCCTTTTCAGAAAGAAGGAGTCCATTTATTGCATGGGTTTTAATCATTATGAATTACTTCTGGATTTCATTGGCAATCTCTTTCAATGATACCGTTACTATAAATGAATTGGTGATTTATTTATCAGGTTCTTTAATAGCTGGTATTGTGGGTTATATCGCTTTATTGCGTTTAGCAGCTATCGAAAAAACAATTAATTTAAATCAGTATTTAGGGCATTCTTATGAGCATCCTAAGTTTGCTATATTCTTTTTGATTGCGGTATTAGGTGTAATAGGTTTTCCTATAACGAGTACGTTTGTAGGAGTTGATATTATTTTCAGTCATATTGAAAGTGACCAAGTTTTATTAGCATTCCTGATTTCATTAAGTTTTATTATTGCCGGTATTGCAGGAATTCGCATTTATGCACGTTTATTTTTAGGACAGCATATTAAAACCTATCACGCTTTATCATACAGATCATCATAA
- a CDS encoding SulP family inorganic anion transporter → MSTHKKFIPADGLAGLKENFKSDVISGFIVFLLALPLSLGIAKASEFPPIMGLITAMIGGLLVSFIMGSRLTIKGPAAGLIVIVAGAVGEFGNGNPELGWHLALGAMVVAGFVQVLFGVFKLGKLADFFPLSAIHGMLAAIGIMIIAKQIPILLNDNPALAKGKGPLELLANIPNFIANFDPKASIIGVVSLTIMLGWPRIKNSTIKMIPAPLVVLLFAIPCELYMHFKETEPAYALVKIGSLADSINFNASFAGFSQTGLFIKYVIMFALVGSLESLLTVKAIDLLDPFKRKSNMNKDLIAVGFGNVLAAFMGGLPMISEVARSSSNVNNGGVTRWANFFHGLFIFLFVLLAAPILELIPNAALAAMLIAVGVKLAHPKEFIHTFNIGKEQLAIFLVTIFFTLFEDLLVGIAAGIVLKMVIHVINGTPISSFFKAPTLVSFEGDNYLVEIDKAAIFTNFLGIKRKLDAIPSGFNVVIDLKNTKLVDHSVMENLEHFKHDYESNGGTVKIIGLEKHKPLSDHDLAGRKLISAI, encoded by the coding sequence ATGTCAACACATAAAAAATTTATTCCAGCTGATGGATTAGCGGGATTAAAAGAGAATTTTAAATCGGATGTAATTTCTGGTTTTATCGTTTTTTTATTGGCTTTGCCTTTGAGTTTAGGGATTGCTAAGGCATCTGAATTCCCTCCTATAATGGGGTTGATAACTGCCATGATTGGTGGTTTGTTAGTGAGTTTTATCATGGGTTCTCGATTGACCATCAAAGGTCCTGCTGCAGGATTGATTGTTATTGTTGCAGGAGCAGTAGGGGAATTTGGTAACGGAAACCCTGAGTTAGGATGGCATTTAGCCTTAGGTGCTATGGTCGTAGCTGGATTTGTCCAGGTATTATTTGGAGTTTTTAAACTGGGTAAACTGGCTGATTTTTTTCCACTTTCTGCCATTCACGGAATGTTGGCTGCTATTGGAATTATGATCATCGCAAAGCAAATTCCAATTTTGTTGAATGATAATCCAGCATTGGCAAAAGGAAAAGGGCCACTAGAATTATTGGCTAATATTCCTAATTTTATTGCTAATTTTGATCCTAAAGCGTCGATCATTGGTGTCGTTAGTTTAACCATTATGTTAGGTTGGCCTAGAATTAAAAATAGTACGATAAAAATGATTCCTGCTCCATTGGTTGTACTGTTGTTTGCTATACCATGTGAACTGTATATGCACTTTAAAGAAACAGAACCTGCTTATGCCTTGGTTAAGATTGGTAGTTTAGCCGATAGTATTAATTTCAATGCTAGTTTTGCAGGTTTTTCACAAACAGGATTGTTTATTAAATATGTAATTATGTTTGCCTTAGTAGGGTCTTTAGAGTCATTGTTGACTGTAAAAGCAATTGATTTGTTAGATCCTTTCAAACGTAAATCAAATATGAACAAAGATTTAATTGCAGTTGGTTTTGGTAATGTTTTGGCTGCTTTCATGGGAGGTTTACCAATGATTTCAGAAGTTGCTCGTTCTTCTTCTAATGTCAATAACGGTGGGGTTACTCGCTGGGCTAACTTCTTTCATGGTTTGTTTATTTTCTTATTTGTTTTATTGGCAGCTCCAATTTTGGAGTTAATTCCAAATGCTGCATTGGCTGCAATGTTGATTGCTGTAGGGGTCAAATTAGCGCACCCAAAAGAGTTTATCCATACTTTTAACATCGGAAAAGAGCAATTAGCAATATTCTTGGTTACAATTTTCTTTACTTTATTTGAAGATCTGTTAGTTGGTATTGCTGCTGGTATTGTCTTAAAAATGGTCATTCATGTTATCAATGGTACTCCAATTTCTTCTTTCTTTAAAGCACCCACATTAGTGTCATTTGAAGGAGATAATTATTTGGTTGAAATTGATAAAGCCGCTATCTTCACAAACTTTTTGGGGATTAAAAGAAAATTAGATGCAATTCCTTCTGGATTTAATGTGGTGATTGATTTGAAAAACACCAAATTGGTAGATCATTCTGTAATGGAAAATTTAGAACATTTTAAACATGATTATGAATCTAATGGAGGTACCGTTAAAATTATAGGTCTTGAGAAGCATAAACCACTTTCAGACCATGATTTAGCTGGTCGTAAGTTGATATCTGCAATATAA
- a CDS encoding DUF2490 domain-containing protein, protein MKKSILLFLLISLSAVQVSFAQVKTENNNVWLHYVGKNMLTKKLSFTLEATMRYTDGLNQKQQWFVRPSLDYQFCKKFVGSIGYSHYNTYVYGETPINKMDIPEDHVWIQGTYTHTSGDFKFIHRLRDENRFVGVAVRDPISNDYGIDHYDYRNRMRYMFLANYTITKENDKTKLFGIVGDEAFVNIGTNAGKTFFNQNRVIAGLGYNINAHNQVQLNYIHQQIWNFGNTIQESNPTVRLTYVTNLDFSKK, encoded by the coding sequence ATGAAAAAATCGATTCTTCTTTTTTTATTAATTAGTCTAAGTGCTGTACAGGTTTCTTTTGCACAAGTAAAAACAGAAAACAATAATGTCTGGTTGCATTATGTAGGCAAAAATATGCTTACCAAAAAGCTGTCTTTTACCCTTGAAGCCACCATGAGGTATACGGATGGTTTGAATCAAAAACAACAGTGGTTTGTTCGACCAAGTTTGGATTATCAATTTTGTAAAAAATTTGTTGGGAGCATAGGGTACTCGCATTACAATACGTATGTTTATGGTGAGACACCGATAAATAAGATGGATATTCCTGAGGATCACGTTTGGATTCAGGGAACTTATACGCATACAAGCGGTGATTTTAAATTCATCCACAGATTGCGTGATGAAAATAGGTTTGTTGGGGTAGCGGTCAGAGATCCTATTTCTAATGATTATGGTATTGATCATTATGACTATAGAAACAGAATGCGTTATATGTTCTTGGCAAATTATACGATTACTAAAGAAAATGATAAAACTAAACTATTTGGAATTGTAGGTGATGAAGCTTTTGTGAATATTGGAACTAATGCGGGTAAAACTTTTTTCAATCAAAATAGAGTTATTGCAGGTCTTGGGTACAACATTAATGCTCATAATCAAGTACAATTAAATTATATTCATCAACAGATTTGGAATTTTGGGAATACCATTCAAGAATCTAATCCTACTGTGAGATTAACTTATGTTACTAATTTAGATTTCTCTAAGAAATAG
- the groL gene encoding chaperonin GroEL (60 kDa chaperone family; promotes refolding of misfolded polypeptides especially under stressful conditions; forms two stacked rings of heptamers to form a barrel-shaped 14mer; ends can be capped by GroES; misfolded proteins enter the barrel where they are refolded when GroES binds), which translates to MAKDIKFDIEARDGLKRGVDALANAVKVTLGPKGRNVIIGKSFGGPTVTKDGVSVAKEIELKDPLENMGAQMVKEVASKTNDLAGDGTTTATVLAQAIVKEGLKNVAAGANPMDLKRGIDKAVEAIVKDLAKQAKVVGSDSDKIKQIASISANNDEVIGELIATAFAKVGKEGVITVEEAKGTETYVDVVEGMQFDRGYLSPYFVTNSEKMEVELENPYILLYDKKVSSLKELLPVLEPVAQSGKPLLIIAEDVDGEALSTLVVNKLRGALKIAAVKAPGFGDRRKAMLEDIAILTGGTVISEERGYTLENTTLEMLGSCAKVTINKDNSTIVSGAGEAEMIKNRVNQIKGQMEASTSDYDKEKLQERLAKLAGGVAVLYVGAASEVEMKEKKDRVDDALHATRAAVEEGIVAGGGVALLRAKSALKDITAENADEATGIQIIARAIESPLRTIVENAGLEGSVVVAKVAEGSGDYGYNAKTNEYVDMLAAGIIDPKKVTRVALENAASVSGMILTTECALIDIKEEGPAHSHGGGMPGMM; encoded by the coding sequence ATGGCAAAAGATATAAAATTTGATATTGAAGCACGTGACGGACTAAAGCGTGGTGTTGATGCATTGGCAAATGCAGTAAAAGTAACTTTAGGACCAAAAGGTCGTAACGTAATTATTGGAAAATCATTTGGAGGTCCTACAGTGACTAAAGATGGGGTTTCGGTTGCTAAAGAAATCGAATTAAAAGACCCATTAGAAAATATGGGAGCTCAAATGGTTAAAGAAGTAGCTTCAAAAACTAATGACTTAGCAGGAGACGGAACAACAACTGCAACAGTATTAGCTCAAGCTATCGTAAAAGAAGGTTTGAAAAACGTTGCTGCAGGTGCAAATCCAATGGACTTAAAAAGAGGAATCGACAAAGCTGTAGAAGCAATCGTAAAAGATTTAGCTAAACAAGCTAAAGTAGTTGGTTCTGATTCAGATAAAATCAAACAAATTGCATCTATCTCTGCAAATAATGACGAAGTAATTGGTGAATTAATCGCTACTGCTTTCGCTAAAGTTGGAAAAGAAGGTGTAATTACTGTTGAAGAAGCAAAAGGAACAGAAACTTATGTGGATGTTGTAGAAGGAATGCAGTTTGACAGAGGATACCTTTCTCCCTACTTTGTGACTAATTCTGAAAAAATGGAAGTAGAACTTGAAAACCCATACATTCTTTTGTATGACAAAAAAGTTTCTTCTTTAAAAGAATTATTACCTGTATTAGAGCCAGTGGCTCAATCAGGAAAACCATTATTGATTATTGCTGAAGACGTAGATGGTGAAGCACTTTCTACTTTGGTTGTAAACAAATTGCGTGGAGCCTTGAAAATTGCGGCTGTAAAAGCACCAGGTTTTGGAGACAGAAGAAAAGCAATGTTGGAAGATATTGCTATCTTAACTGGTGGAACCGTAATCTCTGAAGAAAGAGGTTATACTTTAGAAAACACAACTTTAGAAATGTTAGGTTCTTGTGCTAAAGTTACAATCAACAAAGACAACTCTACTATTGTAAGTGGTGCTGGTGAAGCGGAAATGATTAAAAACCGTGTGAACCAAATCAAAGGTCAAATGGAAGCTTCGACTTCTGACTATGATAAAGAAAAATTGCAAGAACGTTTGGCTAAATTAGCTGGTGGTGTTGCTGTTCTTTATGTAGGCGCTGCCTCTGAAGTTGAAATGAAAGAGAAAAAAGACCGTGTTGACGATGCTTTACACGCAACTCGCGCTGCTGTAGAGGAAGGTATTGTTGCTGGTGGAGGTGTTGCTTTATTAAGAGCCAAAAGCGCTTTAAAAGATATCACTGCTGAGAATGCTGACGAAGCTACAGGAATTCAAATTATTGCTCGTGCTATCGAATCTCCTTTGCGTACTATTGTTGAAAACGCTGGTCTTGAAGGATCAGTAGTAGTAGCAAAAGTAGCAGAAGGCTCAGGAGATTACGGATACAATGCTAAAACGAATGAATACGTTGATATGCTTGCTGCAGGAATCATTGACCCTAAGAAAGTAACTCGAGTAGCATTAGAAAATGCAGCATCTGTTTCCGGAATGATATTAACGACTGAATGTGCCTTGATTGACATCAAAGAAGAAGGCCCAGCTCATTCTCATGGTGGTGGTATGCCAGGAATGATGTAA
- a CDS encoding co-chaperone GroES: MALNIKPLSDRVLIEPVAAETKTASGIFIPDTAKEKPQKGTVVAVGNGTKDHVMTVKIGDTVLYGKYAGTELKLEGTDYLIMREDDILAII; the protein is encoded by the coding sequence ATGGCATTAAACATCAAACCACTTTCAGACAGAGTTCTTATTGAGCCAGTTGCCGCTGAAACCAAAACTGCGTCAGGAATTTTTATTCCAGATACTGCCAAAGAAAAGCCCCAAAAAGGAACTGTTGTAGCTGTAGGAAATGGCACAAAAGATCATGTAATGACTGTAAAAATTGGAGACACCGTTCTTTACGGAAAATATGCTGGTACTGAATTAAAATTAGAAGGTACTGACTATTTGATTATGAGAGAAGATGACATTCTTGCAATAATTTAA
- the secG gene encoding preprotein translocase subunit SecG, with amino-acid sequence MSTFSIFLVLITIVCFLLIVVIMVQNPKGGGLSSTLGGSTQMGGVQKTTDFLDKSTWTLATILIALILLSTLSFTGGLSDTDSKIIDNTTQTAAPAPVQNAPVSPAK; translated from the coding sequence ATGAGCACATTTTCAATTTTTTTAGTTTTAATCACAATAGTTTGCTTTCTATTAATTGTAGTAATCATGGTTCAAAACCCTAAAGGAGGTGGATTATCATCTACATTAGGTGGATCTACACAAATGGGTGGTGTACAAAAAACGACTGACTTTTTAGACAAAAGTACTTGGACGCTAGCAACTATCTTAATTGCATTAATTTTATTATCAACTTTAAGCTTCACAGGAGGCTTAAGTGATACTGATTCTAAAATCATTGACAATACTACTCAAACTGCTGCTCCTGCTCCAGTTCAAAATGCTCCAGTAAGTCCAGCAAAATAA
- a CDS encoding tetratricopeptide repeat protein yields MNVTEYTYLINKPNSITENHTSALENVLDEFPYFQSARALRLKGLYNQNSFKYNYALKVTAAHTTDRAILFDFISSDSFTSIQRELFDKKAAELLNITVIESQAVLADKKVTTNTIEDSILTSIKEASSTENTNEIQDVEDKLSLGAPLDFSKTEKHSFQEWLQLSRIQPIDREKETISVPQTPELTAEKKKKSQLIDKFIQSSPKISPVKQGSSPTIQIDINKEDHTYLMTETLARVYLEQKKYQKAIQAYEILILKYPEKSSFFADRISDIKLLQQNN; encoded by the coding sequence ATGAATGTCACTGAATATACTTATTTAATAAACAAACCGAATTCCATCACTGAAAATCACACTTCAGCTTTGGAAAATGTTTTAGATGAATTTCCTTATTTTCAAAGTGCACGTGCGCTTCGACTAAAAGGACTATACAATCAAAACAGCTTTAAGTATAACTATGCTCTAAAAGTAACAGCGGCGCATACGACCGATAGAGCTATTTTGTTTGATTTTATTAGTTCAGACTCCTTTACCTCGATTCAACGAGAGCTATTTGACAAAAAAGCTGCAGAATTATTAAACATTACTGTTATTGAAAGCCAAGCCGTTTTAGCAGATAAAAAGGTCACAACAAATACCATTGAAGATTCTATTTTAACATCAATCAAAGAAGCTTCTTCAACTGAAAACACAAATGAAATTCAAGATGTAGAAGACAAACTTTCTCTCGGAGCACCTTTAGATTTTTCAAAAACAGAAAAACACTCTTTTCAAGAATGGCTTCAATTATCAAGAATACAACCTATTGATAGAGAAAAAGAAACTATTAGCGTTCCTCAAACTCCTGAACTTACAGCTGAAAAGAAGAAAAAATCGCAGTTAATTGATAAATTCATACAGTCAAGTCCTAAGATTTCCCCGGTTAAACAAGGAAGTAGTCCCACTATACAAATTGACATCAATAAAGAAGACCATACTTACTTGATGACAGAGACATTAGCTAGAGTCTATTTGGAACAAAAAAAATATCAAAAAGCGATACAAGCATATGAGATATTAATTTTGAAATATCCAGAAAAAAGTAGTTTCTTTGCAGACCGTATCTCAGATATTAAACTTTTACAACAAAATAATTAA
- a CDS encoding LptE family protein produces the protein MKKTHLIFVLFILINLTSCSVYNFTGTGKIDAKTFQVNFFQNNADLIDPGIDRTFTLALQDLIMNQTNLNLVKNGADLTYEGEIVDYRISPMTATADQQASQNRLKIIINVRFFNKKKEKDNFEKTFEFFYDYPATTQLTGSTRDTALSDIFTRITQDIFNESLAKW, from the coding sequence ATGAAAAAAACACATCTTATATTTGTCCTATTTATTCTAATCAACTTAACGAGTTGTTCTGTCTATAACTTTACTGGAACAGGAAAAATTGACGCAAAAACTTTTCAAGTCAATTTTTTCCAAAATAACGCTGACTTAATCGACCCTGGTATTGATCGTACTTTCACACTTGCTTTGCAGGACCTTATAATGAATCAAACTAATCTAAACTTAGTGAAAAATGGAGCTGACCTAACCTATGAAGGCGAGATTGTGGACTATAGAATTAGCCCAATGACCGCTACTGCAGATCAACAAGCTTCCCAAAACCGACTAAAAATTATAATAAACGTTCGCTTTTTTAACAAAAAGAAAGAAAAGGATAACTTCGAAAAAACTTTTGAATTTTTCTATGATTACCCAGCGACAACTCAATTAACAGGTAGTACACGGGACACTGCTTTGTCCGATATATTTACCCGAATTACACAAGATATTTTTAACGAGTCATTAGCCAAATGGTAA
- a CDS encoding sigma-54 dependent transcriptional regulator — MESVQNIKQRFEIIGNEPKLNRAIEKAIQVAPTDISVLVVGESGVGKESIPKIIHSLSHRKHGKYIAVNCGAIPEGTIDSELFGHEKGAFTGATSTREGYFEVANGGTIFLDEVGELPLTTQVRLLRILENGEFLKVGSSQVQKTDVRIVAATNVNLFDAIQKGKFREDLYYRLSTVDIVLPPLRERKDDIHLLFRKFAADFAHKYKMPSLKLDDGAVQLLQKFRWSGNIRQLRNVAEQISVLETNRDINAIILQSYLPAEGSNLPSVISDQKAESDFSTERDILYKVLFDMKSDLNDLKKLTLELMKNGTAKAQDINPNLIQKIYGSQEDESEIDFEERPNTALIANQNDDNEYDEQEDSYLFAETIEEEEVLKLEQKEIEMIKKSLEKNKGKRKAAADELGISERTLYRKIKQFDL, encoded by the coding sequence ATGGAGTCAGTACAAAATATAAAACAACGATTTGAGATTATTGGCAACGAGCCAAAACTTAATCGTGCAATAGAAAAAGCAATACAGGTTGCACCCACTGACATCTCTGTTTTGGTAGTAGGAGAAAGTGGTGTAGGAAAAGAAAGTATTCCAAAAATAATTCACTCCTTGTCACATCGTAAACACGGCAAATACATTGCCGTAAACTGTGGTGCTATACCCGAAGGAACGATTGACAGTGAGCTTTTCGGTCATGAGAAAGGTGCTTTTACAGGAGCTACAAGTACTCGTGAAGGGTATTTTGAAGTTGCGAATGGCGGAACTATTTTCCTTGACGAAGTGGGTGAATTACCGCTTACAACACAAGTACGTTTGCTAAGAATCCTTGAAAATGGAGAATTTCTAAAAGTAGGTTCATCTCAAGTTCAAAAAACAGATGTTCGTATAGTTGCCGCCACGAATGTGAATTTATTTGATGCTATACAGAAAGGAAAATTCCGTGAAGATTTGTATTATCGTCTAAGTACTGTTGATATTGTCCTTCCACCTTTGAGAGAAAGGAAAGATGATATCCACTTACTTTTTAGAAAATTCGCAGCTGATTTTGCTCATAAATACAAGATGCCATCCTTAAAATTAGATGATGGAGCTGTGCAGCTTTTACAAAAATTTCGTTGGAGTGGAAACATTCGTCAATTACGAAATGTAGCGGAACAGATTTCAGTTTTGGAAACAAACCGCGACATCAACGCGATAATTTTACAATCGTATTTGCCTGCAGAAGGTTCTAACTTACCCTCGGTTATTAGTGATCAAAAAGCAGAAAGCGATTTCAGTACCGAAAGAGATATTTTATACAAAGTCCTTTTTGACATGAAAAGTGACTTGAATGATTTGAAAAAACTTACGTTAGAATTAATGAAAAATGGCACAGCCAAAGCTCAAGACATTAATCCTAATTTAATTCAAAAAATATATGGCTCTCAAGAAGATGAAAGTGAGATTGACTTTGAAGAACGCCCTAACACCGCTTTAATTGCAAACCAAAACGATGACAATGAATACGACGAACAAGAAGACAGCTATCTCTTTGCAGAAACCATTGAAGAAGAGGAAGTTCTGAAATTAGAACAAAAGGAAATTGAAATGATTAAAAAATCATTAGAAAAGAACAAAGGAAAACGGAAAGCTGCGGCAGACGAATTAGGGATTTCAGAACGGACTTTATACCGAAAAATAAAACAATTCGATCTTTAA